A region of Micromonospora sp. WMMD882 DNA encodes the following proteins:
- a CDS encoding thiazole synthase: protein MIPVTFLLGGTTFGSRLILGTGGAANLHVLEKAIRASGTELVTLALRRVDTAATAGGLLDLLDRCGVGLLPNTAGCYTAGEAVKVAHLARDAFDTDRIKLEVIGDERTLLPDGVELLRAAEQLVDDGFTVLPYTSDDPILARRLADVGCAAVMPAGAPIGSGLGICNPHHIALIRQGVDVPVILDAGIGTASDAALAMELGCDAVLLASAVTRAADPEAMATAMRHAVRAGRLAYRAGRIPRRTHALASTPDDGRPDL, encoded by the coding sequence GTGATCCCGGTGACCTTCCTGCTCGGCGGTACGACGTTCGGGTCCCGGCTGATCCTCGGCACCGGCGGCGCGGCCAACCTGCACGTGCTGGAGAAGGCCATCCGCGCCTCCGGCACCGAGCTGGTCACCCTGGCGCTGCGCCGGGTCGACACCGCCGCCACCGCCGGCGGCCTGCTCGACCTGCTGGACCGGTGCGGGGTGGGCCTGCTGCCCAACACCGCCGGCTGCTACACCGCGGGCGAGGCGGTGAAGGTCGCCCACCTGGCCCGGGACGCGTTCGACACCGACCGGATCAAACTGGAGGTGATCGGCGACGAGCGCACCCTGCTGCCCGACGGGGTGGAGCTGCTGCGCGCCGCCGAGCAGCTCGTCGACGACGGGTTCACCGTGCTGCCGTACACCTCGGACGATCCGATCCTGGCCCGTCGGCTGGCCGACGTGGGCTGCGCGGCGGTGATGCCGGCCGGCGCGCCGATCGGCTCCGGCCTGGGGATCTGCAACCCGCACCACATCGCGCTGATCCGGCAGGGCGTCGACGTGCCGGTGATCCTGGACGCCGGCATCGGCACCGCCTCCGACGCCGCCCTGGCCATGGAGCTGGGCTGCGACGCGGTGCTGCTGGCCAGCGCGGTCACCCGGGCCGCCGACCCGGAGGCGATGGCCACCGCGATGCGGCACGCCGTGCGGGCCGGTCGCCTCGCGTACCGGGCCGGCCGGATCCCCCGCCGCACCCACGCCCTGGCCTCCACCCCCGACGACGGTCGGCCCGACCTGTGA
- a CDS encoding thiamine phosphate synthase → MDRAAPPSGVVLLTERRLAGKPLAAVVAGAVAGGVRWVVLREQDLPRAERAALAADLRAVLAEAGGTLVVAGPDPLDGDAVHLTAAGPYPPPAVALVGRSCHDAAELGRLTTEDYATLSPVYPTPTKPGYGPALRPAGLADLVRVSPVPVLALGGVRTPEQAYACARVGAVGVAVLGAIMRAPDPAAVAAELTRALTDAPTPPTVSTPSATAPAPRENP, encoded by the coding sequence GTGGATCGCGCGGCGCCGCCGTCAGGGGTGGTGCTGCTCACCGAGCGGCGGCTGGCCGGGAAACCGCTCGCCGCGGTGGTCGCCGGGGCCGTGGCCGGGGGAGTGCGCTGGGTGGTGCTGCGCGAGCAGGACCTGCCCCGCGCCGAGCGCGCCGCCCTCGCCGCCGACCTGCGGGCCGTCCTCGCCGAGGCGGGCGGGACGCTCGTCGTCGCCGGCCCCGACCCGCTCGACGGCGACGCCGTGCACCTGACCGCCGCCGGCCCGTACCCGCCGCCGGCGGTCGCGCTGGTCGGCCGCTCCTGCCACGACGCGGCCGAGCTGGGCCGACTCACCACCGAGGACTACGCGACCCTCTCACCGGTCTACCCGACACCCACCAAACCCGGGTACGGCCCGGCCCTGCGCCCCGCCGGGCTGGCCGACCTGGTCCGGGTCAGCCCGGTCCCGGTCCTGGCCCTCGGCGGCGTGCGGACCCCGGAACAGGCGTACGCCTGCGCCCGGGTCGGCGCCGTCGGCGTCGCCGTGCTCGGCGCGATCATGCGCGCCCCCGACCCCGCCGCCGTCGCCGCCGAACTCACCCGAGCCCTCACCGACGCGCCCACCCCGCCGACGGTCTCCACCCCGTCGGCCACCGCGCCCGCCCCCAGGGAGAACCCGTGA
- the thiD gene encoding bifunctional hydroxymethylpyrimidine kinase/phosphomethylpyrimidine kinase, producing MTPTTVLTIAGSDSGGGAGIQADLKVFAALGAYGTSVLTAVTAQNTRGVDAVLPLPPRTVTDQLDSVLADFAVRAVKTGMLGSPAIADAVAEAAKAGRLPNLVVDPVLVATSGHRLGVVGAVERLLPYAVVATPNRAEAEALTGAPVTTVEEMTAAAVALAAGGPAWVVVTGGDVDADGEAVDVLHGDGGTTVLRASRVDTRHNHGTGCSFSAAIAVRLAAGDPVPVAVRAAKEYVTRALTGARHWALGSGSGPLDHFGWSR from the coding sequence GTGACCCCGACGACAGTGCTCACCATCGCCGGCTCGGACTCCGGGGGCGGGGCCGGCATCCAGGCCGACCTGAAGGTCTTCGCGGCCCTCGGCGCGTACGGGACCAGTGTGCTCACCGCCGTCACCGCGCAGAACACCCGGGGCGTGGACGCCGTCCTGCCGCTGCCGCCGCGCACCGTCACCGACCAGCTCGACAGCGTGCTCGCCGACTTCGCCGTACGCGCGGTGAAGACCGGCATGCTGGGCAGCCCGGCGATCGCCGACGCGGTGGCCGAGGCGGCGAAGGCCGGCCGGCTGCCGAACCTGGTCGTCGATCCGGTGCTGGTCGCCACCAGTGGACACCGGCTCGGGGTGGTCGGGGCGGTCGAGCGGCTGCTGCCGTACGCGGTGGTGGCGACGCCGAACCGGGCGGAGGCCGAGGCCCTCACCGGCGCCCCGGTGACCACGGTGGAGGAGATGACCGCCGCCGCCGTGGCGCTCGCCGCCGGTGGACCGGCCTGGGTGGTGGTGACCGGCGGCGACGTGGACGCCGACGGCGAGGCGGTCGACGTGCTGCACGGCGACGGGGGCACCACGGTGCTGCGGGCGTCCCGGGTGGACACCCGGCACAACCACGGCACCGGCTGTTCGTTCTCGGCGGCGATCGCCGTCCGACTGGCGGCCGGTGACCCGGTGCCGGTCGCGGTCCGGGCCGCCAAGGAGTACGTCACCCGCGCGCTGACCGGCGCGCGGCACTGGGCGCTCGGTTCCGGGAGCGGCCCGCTGGACCACTTCGGCTGGTCCCGCTGA
- the thiC gene encoding phosphomethylpyrimidine synthase ThiC codes for MQARRKVYVTGSRPDVRVPFAEVELSGDNPPVRLYDTSGPGSDPEVGLPPLRGPWIAERGDVAPARGAGTPLAGTDGARPTQLAYARAGVVTPEMEFVAVRENMAPEFVRDEIAAGRAVLPLNVNHPECEPAIIGKAFLVKVNANIGTSAVTSSVAEEVEKLTWATRWGADTVMDLSTGKRIHETREAIVRNSPVPIGTVPIYQALEKVDGDPVKLSWEVFRETVIEQAEQGVDYMTVHAGVLLPYVPLAVDRVTGIVSRGGSIMAAWCLAHHQENFLYTNFRELCEILARYDVTFSLGDGLRPGSIADANDEAQFAELRTLGELTKVAWEYDVQVMIEGPGHVPMHKIKENVDLQQEWCHEAPFYTLGPLTTDVAPAYDHITSAIGAAMIGMFGTAMLCYVTPKEHLGLPDRDDVKAGVIAYKIAAHAADLAKGHPGAQAWDDALSKARFEFRWEDQFNLSLDPETARSYHDATLPAAPAKTAHFCSMCGPKFCSMKITQELKEYAARGMQDKSDEFLASGGRVYLPLTQ; via the coding sequence ATGCAGGCACGTCGCAAGGTCTACGTCACCGGGAGCCGGCCGGACGTCCGGGTGCCGTTCGCCGAGGTCGAGCTGAGCGGGGACAATCCGCCGGTCCGGCTCTACGACACCTCGGGGCCGGGTTCCGACCCGGAGGTCGGGCTGCCGCCGCTGCGCGGCCCGTGGATCGCCGAGCGCGGTGACGTCGCCCCGGCGCGCGGCGCGGGCACCCCGCTGGCCGGCACGGACGGCGCGCGGCCGACGCAGCTCGCGTACGCGCGGGCCGGGGTCGTCACCCCGGAGATGGAGTTCGTGGCGGTCCGGGAGAACATGGCCCCGGAGTTCGTCCGGGACGAGATCGCGGCCGGGCGGGCGGTGCTGCCGCTCAACGTCAACCACCCCGAGTGCGAGCCGGCGATCATCGGCAAGGCGTTCCTGGTGAAGGTGAACGCCAACATCGGCACCTCGGCGGTGACCTCGTCGGTCGCCGAGGAGGTGGAGAAGCTGACCTGGGCGACCCGGTGGGGCGCGGACACCGTGATGGACCTGTCCACCGGGAAGCGGATCCACGAGACCCGGGAGGCGATCGTCCGCAACTCGCCGGTGCCGATCGGCACCGTGCCGATCTACCAGGCGCTGGAGAAGGTCGACGGCGACCCGGTCAAGCTGAGCTGGGAGGTGTTCCGGGAGACCGTGATCGAGCAGGCCGAGCAGGGTGTGGACTACATGACCGTGCACGCCGGGGTGCTGCTGCCGTACGTGCCGCTGGCCGTGGACCGGGTCACCGGCATCGTCTCCCGGGGCGGCTCGATCATGGCGGCCTGGTGCCTGGCGCACCACCAGGAGAACTTCCTCTACACCAACTTCCGGGAGCTGTGCGAGATCCTGGCGAGGTACGACGTGACGTTCTCCCTCGGCGACGGGCTGCGTCCCGGGTCGATCGCGGACGCCAACGACGAGGCGCAGTTCGCCGAGCTACGCACCCTCGGCGAGCTGACGAAGGTCGCCTGGGAGTACGACGTCCAGGTGATGATCGAGGGCCCCGGGCACGTGCCGATGCACAAGATCAAGGAGAACGTGGACCTCCAGCAGGAGTGGTGCCACGAGGCCCCGTTCTACACGCTCGGCCCGCTGACCACCGACGTCGCGCCCGCGTACGACCACATCACCTCGGCGATCGGCGCGGCCATGATCGGGATGTTCGGCACCGCCATGCTCTGCTACGTCACCCCGAAGGAGCACCTGGGCCTGCCGGACCGCGACGACGTGAAGGCCGGCGTGATCGCGTACAAGATCGCGGCGCACGCCGCCGACCTGGCCAAGGGCCACCCCGGGGCGCAGGCCTGGGACGACGCGCTCTCCAAGGCCCGGTTCGAGTTCCGCTGGGAGGACCAGTTCAACCTCTCGCTGGACCCGGAGACCGCCCGGTCGTACCACGACGCGACGCTGCCCGCCGCGCCGGCCAAGACCGCGCACTTCTGCTCGATGTGCGGACCGAAGTTCTGCTCCATGAAGATCACCCAGGAGCTGAAGGAGTACGCGGCACGCGGCATGCAGGACAAGTCGGACGAGTTCCTCGCCTCCGGCGGGCGGGTCTACCTGCCGCTGACGCAGTGA
- a CDS encoding cupin gives MSAPAAPPADHGPLAPVGQEIVLENDRIRVWHIRLEPGERQPLHRHDHPYLVVAVQGAKNVIQTVDGVRIDADEPTGGVVYRDPGAVHMLTNVGDTTYLARLVELL, from the coding sequence GTGAGCGCGCCAGCCGCCCCGCCGGCGGACCACGGCCCCCTCGCGCCGGTCGGGCAGGAGATCGTCCTGGAGAACGACCGGATACGGGTCTGGCACATCCGGCTCGAACCGGGTGAGCGGCAGCCGCTGCACCGCCACGACCACCCCTACCTGGTGGTCGCGGTGCAGGGCGCGAAGAACGTCATCCAGACCGTCGACGGCGTCCGGATCGACGCCGACGAGCCGACCGGCGGGGTGGTCTACCGGGATCCGGGCGCGGTCCACATGCTCACCAACGTGGGCGACACCACGTACCTGGCCCGGCTGGTCGAGCTGCTGTGA
- a CDS encoding LLM class F420-dependent oxidoreductase yields the protein MRVCVFTEPHRGASYDDQLRFARLVEAGGFEGFFRADHYQSMGADPGLPGPTDAWLTLAALARETTRIRLGTLVSSATFRLPGPLAVMVAQVDQMSGGRVELGIGAGWYEREHVSYGIPFPPVVERFDRLAEQLAVVTGLWRTPPGENFTHLGEHYRLRDAPALPKPVQTPGPPVIVGGKGPKRTPELAARYADEFNMPFKSVTETAAAYERVREACDRHGRTESDRAPLVLSAGIVVAVGRTDAEARRRAAPLHVKSALPPEDPVVGSPAQLVDRLGEFAAIGATRVHLRLIDLDDLDHLELIATEVLPQLGGAR from the coding sequence ATGCGGGTGTGCGTCTTCACCGAACCGCACCGGGGCGCCAGCTACGACGACCAGCTCCGCTTCGCCCGGCTCGTCGAGGCGGGCGGCTTCGAGGGGTTCTTCCGCGCCGACCACTACCAGTCGATGGGCGCCGACCCCGGCCTGCCCGGCCCCACCGACGCCTGGCTGACCCTGGCCGCGCTGGCCCGGGAGACCACCCGGATCCGGCTCGGCACCCTGGTCAGCTCGGCCACCTTCCGGCTGCCCGGCCCGCTGGCCGTGATGGTGGCGCAGGTCGACCAGATGAGCGGCGGCCGGGTCGAGCTGGGCATCGGGGCCGGCTGGTACGAGCGCGAGCACGTCTCGTACGGCATCCCGTTCCCGCCCGTCGTGGAGCGCTTCGACCGGCTCGCCGAGCAGTTGGCGGTGGTCACCGGCCTCTGGCGCACCCCGCCCGGCGAGAACTTCACCCACCTCGGCGAGCACTACCGGTTGCGGGACGCGCCGGCCCTGCCGAAGCCGGTGCAGACGCCCGGCCCGCCGGTCATCGTCGGCGGCAAGGGGCCGAAGCGCACCCCCGAGCTCGCCGCCCGGTACGCCGACGAGTTCAACATGCCGTTCAAGAGCGTCACCGAGACCGCGGCGGCGTACGAGCGGGTACGCGAGGCGTGTGACCGGCACGGCCGGACCGAGTCCGACCGGGCCCCGCTGGTGCTCTCCGCCGGGATCGTGGTGGCCGTCGGACGCACCGACGCCGAGGCCCGACGTCGGGCCGCGCCCCTGCACGTCAAGAGCGCGCTGCCGCCGGAGGACCCGGTGGTCGGCTCGCCCGCCCAGCTCGTCGACCGGCTCGGCGAGTTCGCCGCGATCGGCGCCACCCGCGTCCACCTGCGGCTGATCGACCTCGACGACCTGGACCACCTCGAACTGATCGCCACCGAGGTGCTACCGCAACTGGGCGGCGCCCGGTGA
- a CDS encoding ABC transporter ATP-binding protein — protein MIRLSGVSRTFSGRSGEVEALRGIDLDVTDGEFVAVVGRSGCGKSTLLRLIAGLLPPTGGLIEVAGTPITRPRPDIAMLFQRPALLPWRSVLDNVLLPVEMFGWRRAAHRERARKLLEMAGLAGFEKRLPHELSGGMQQRVSLCRSLIAEPRVLLMDEPFSALDALTREELSVELQRVHMDNRATIVFVTHSIDEAVLLADRVVVLSPRPGRIRKVVDVDIPRPRSLGRNDHLADVARVSAELHELLMERDPTPVAAGTAGR, from the coding sequence ATGATCCGACTGTCGGGAGTGTCCCGCACCTTCAGTGGACGCTCCGGTGAGGTCGAGGCGTTACGCGGAATCGACCTCGACGTCACCGACGGTGAGTTCGTCGCGGTGGTGGGACGTTCCGGTTGCGGAAAGTCCACTCTGCTCCGGCTGATCGCCGGGCTGCTGCCGCCCACCGGTGGGCTGATCGAGGTGGCCGGCACGCCGATCACCCGACCCCGGCCGGACATCGCCATGCTCTTCCAACGGCCGGCGCTGCTGCCCTGGCGCAGCGTGCTCGACAACGTCCTGCTGCCGGTGGAGATGTTCGGCTGGCGTCGCGCCGCGCACCGCGAACGTGCCCGCAAGCTGCTGGAGATGGCCGGGCTCGCCGGGTTCGAGAAACGCCTGCCGCACGAGCTGTCCGGCGGCATGCAGCAGCGGGTCTCGCTCTGCCGGTCGCTGATCGCCGAGCCCCGGGTGTTGCTGATGGACGAGCCGTTCTCCGCTCTGGACGCGCTCACCCGCGAGGAGCTCTCCGTCGAGTTGCAACGGGTCCACATGGACAACCGGGCCACCATCGTGTTCGTCACCCACTCCATCGACGAGGCGGTGCTGCTGGCCGACCGGGTGGTCGTGCTCAGCCCGCGCCCCGGCCGGATCCGCAAGGTGGTCGACGTGGACATTCCCCGGCCCCGCAGCCTCGGCCGCAACGACCACCTGGCCGACGTCGCCCGGGTCAGCGCGGAGCTGCACGAGCTGCTGATGGAACGCGACCCGACGCCGGTCGCGGCCGGGACGGCGGGACGATGA
- a CDS encoding ABC transporter substrate-binding protein, whose amino-acid sequence MRRLTRTAAAAALAAALALVSACSSGSDSSDAASGDGSSLRKVTYLTSFGNFGRDSYAWVAKEKGFFKEAGFDVDIKPGQGTGGVITTIVGGQADFGPIDLTGGILQLGGDDPKNKEFVAVAAIQQRTMAAIVTTQDKGIASPKDLEGKTLADTPVSVVRNLFPTYAKLAGIDASKVTWVNGQAQELIGTLAAGKVDGIGQFVVGAPTVKAVAKKEPVLLPYSNVMTDLYGNALITSKKLAKEEPEMVKRFTAALLKGLEYSLANPKEAGEILKKNVEAANPLAAAAELELMAAYVRSSNSGTAIGALDSGRVAKSIAILQGAGALKQNITPDQVVDFNLAPKA is encoded by the coding sequence ATGAGAAGGTTGACCCGTACTGCTGCCGCGGCTGCCCTCGCCGCGGCGCTGGCTCTGGTCTCCGCCTGCAGTAGTGGCTCCGACTCCTCCGACGCCGCCAGCGGCGACGGCTCGTCGCTGCGCAAAGTGACGTATCTCACCTCTTTCGGTAACTTCGGCCGGGACTCCTACGCCTGGGTGGCGAAGGAGAAGGGCTTCTTCAAGGAGGCCGGCTTCGACGTCGACATCAAGCCGGGCCAGGGCACCGGTGGCGTGATCACCACCATCGTCGGCGGCCAGGCCGACTTCGGCCCGATCGACCTGACCGGCGGCATCCTCCAGCTCGGCGGCGACGACCCGAAGAACAAGGAGTTCGTCGCGGTCGCGGCCATCCAGCAGCGCACCATGGCGGCCATCGTGACCACCCAGGACAAGGGCATCGCGTCCCCGAAGGACCTGGAGGGAAAGACCCTCGCCGACACCCCGGTGTCCGTCGTGCGCAACCTCTTCCCGACGTACGCGAAGCTGGCCGGCATCGACGCCAGCAAGGTGACCTGGGTCAACGGCCAGGCGCAGGAGCTGATCGGCACGCTCGCCGCCGGCAAGGTCGACGGCATCGGCCAGTTCGTCGTCGGCGCCCCCACCGTCAAGGCGGTGGCCAAGAAGGAGCCGGTGCTGCTCCCGTACAGCAACGTGATGACCGACCTCTACGGCAACGCGCTGATCACCTCCAAGAAGCTCGCCAAGGAGGAGCCGGAGATGGTCAAGCGGTTCACCGCCGCGCTGCTCAAGGGCCTGGAGTACAGCCTGGCCAACCCGAAGGAGGCCGGCGAGATCCTGAAGAAGAACGTCGAGGCCGCCAACCCGCTGGCCGCCGCCGCCGAGCTGGAGCTGATGGCCGCGTACGTGCGGTCCAGCAACTCCGGCACCGCGATCGGCGCGCTGGACAGCGGCCGGGTCGCCAAGAGCATCGCGATCCTGCAGGGCGCCGGGGCGCTCAAGCAGAACATCACCCCGGACCAGGTCGTCGACTTCAACCTGGCCCCGAAGGCCTGA
- a CDS encoding ABC transporter permease codes for MTELRAQAVDPPTIRPTLVRAASRRLGAGSATVGLPLLGVVVALTVWWLVTSVFQLIHPASLPPPQDVFRSLTEYWPLLLRSTGATTLSTVVGFLLSTVAGVLIGLALAASRRVERMFSPLLVAINAVPKIALGPLLVVSLGWGQKPILTMVFLLCFFPIVLSTVTGLTTTPADLAELARSLNASWWQAFRKVRFPAALPQIFVGLKVAMPLAAIGAVIGEFQAGEAGLGYQILQFNGVGDYPTSWAAIVLIAAMSIGLYFALVLVERLALPWVRATTSSR; via the coding sequence ATGACGGAGTTACGGGCACAGGCCGTCGATCCGCCCACAATCAGGCCGACCCTCGTCCGGGCGGCGTCCCGCCGGCTCGGCGCGGGGTCGGCGACCGTCGGCCTGCCGCTGCTCGGCGTGGTCGTCGCGCTCACCGTGTGGTGGCTGGTCACCTCGGTGTTCCAGCTCATCCACCCCGCGTCGCTCCCCCCGCCGCAGGACGTGTTCCGGTCCCTGACCGAGTACTGGCCGCTGCTGCTGCGCTCCACCGGAGCGACCACCCTGTCCACGGTCGTGGGCTTCCTGCTGTCCACGGTCGCGGGCGTCCTGATCGGGTTGGCGCTGGCCGCCTCCCGGCGGGTGGAACGGATGTTCTCGCCGCTGCTGGTGGCGATCAACGCGGTGCCGAAGATCGCCCTCGGGCCGCTGCTGGTGGTCTCCCTCGGCTGGGGGCAGAAACCCATCCTGACCATGGTGTTCCTGCTCTGCTTCTTCCCGATCGTGCTCTCCACCGTGACCGGGTTGACCACCACGCCGGCGGACCTCGCGGAGCTGGCCCGCTCGCTCAACGCGTCCTGGTGGCAGGCGTTCCGCAAGGTGCGGTTCCCCGCCGCGCTGCCGCAGATCTTCGTGGGGCTCAAGGTGGCCATGCCGCTGGCCGCGATCGGCGCGGTGATCGGGGAGTTCCAGGCCGGTGAGGCCGGCCTCGGGTACCAGATCCTCCAGTTCAACGGGGTGGGCGACTACCCCACCTCGTGGGCCGCGATCGTGCTGATCGCCGCCATGAGCATCGGCCTGTACTTCGCGCTGGTGCTGGTGGAGCGGCTGGCGTTGCCCTGGGTCCGGGCCACCACGTCCAGCCGCTGA
- a CDS encoding ABC transporter substrate-binding protein, giving the protein MSPFRSVTTAALASAVLAVTLTGCQLGEEPQDTSPIVIGADLELSGSQATVGKAYQRALELKVQQLNASGALGARKVELRVKDNRSDAAESQRNIGDFGNDSSVSAIIMGGCNECAVGAVRTINEKKVPTVALAPSGAVANPVADRRYVFKLAPNAADSAAALVGELTRRNVKKATLLHSDDEYGREGSEALRAELAKADIRLLAQQAVKTTDTDVNQPVRALTSRKPDAVILWTQPEQAMLAATASREANFKGQLYFDAAAAGELFLGAAARSAEQATLVFTQTMVIDDVIATTPAKAARRQWFRDYTARFGGYNGFSSFAADAVQLIADAELRAGGQTGRVDRDGIRDVLETSQMDGLSGPIRMTPDNHSGLMPQALTTLVAQGGRWRLAG; this is encoded by the coding sequence TTGAGCCCCTTTCGCTCCGTGACCACCGCGGCGCTCGCGTCGGCGGTGCTGGCCGTCACGCTCACCGGCTGCCAGCTCGGCGAGGAGCCCCAGGACACCAGCCCCATCGTCATCGGCGCCGACCTGGAGCTCTCCGGCTCGCAGGCCACCGTCGGCAAGGCGTACCAGCGCGCTCTCGAACTCAAGGTGCAGCAGCTCAACGCCTCCGGCGCCCTCGGCGCGCGCAAGGTCGAGCTGCGGGTCAAGGACAACCGCTCCGACGCGGCCGAGTCCCAGCGCAACATCGGCGACTTCGGCAACGACTCCTCGGTCAGCGCGATCATCATGGGCGGCTGCAACGAGTGCGCGGTCGGCGCCGTCCGCACCATCAACGAGAAGAAGGTGCCGACCGTCGCCCTCGCCCCGTCGGGCGCGGTCGCCAACCCGGTCGCCGACCGGCGGTACGTGTTCAAGCTCGCCCCCAACGCCGCCGACAGCGCCGCCGCCCTGGTCGGCGAGCTGACCCGACGCAACGTCAAGAAGGCCACCCTGCTGCACAGCGACGACGAGTACGGGCGGGAGGGGTCGGAGGCGCTGCGGGCCGAGCTCGCCAAGGCCGACATCCGGCTGCTCGCGCAGCAGGCGGTCAAGACCACCGACACGGACGTGAACCAGCCCGTCCGGGCGCTGACCAGCCGCAAGCCCGACGCGGTGATCCTGTGGACCCAGCCGGAGCAGGCGATGCTCGCCGCGACCGCGTCCCGGGAGGCCAACTTCAAGGGCCAGCTCTACTTCGACGCGGCGGCGGCCGGCGAGCTGTTCCTCGGCGCGGCGGCCCGCTCCGCCGAGCAGGCGACCCTGGTCTTCACCCAGACCATGGTCATCGACGACGTTATCGCGACCACCCCGGCGAAGGCCGCCCGCCGCCAGTGGTTCCGTGACTACACCGCCCGCTTCGGCGGGTACAACGGCTTCTCCTCGTTCGCCGCGGACGCCGTTCAGCTCATCGCGGACGCCGAGCTGCGGGCCGGCGGCCAGACCGGCCGGGTGGACCGCGACGGCATCCGCGACGTGCTGGAGACCTCCCAGATGGACGGCCTCTCCGGCCCGATCCGGATGACCCCGGACAACCACTCCGGGCTGATGCCGCAGGCCCTGACCACCCTGGTCGCCCAGGGCGGCCGGTGGCGGCTGGCCGGCTGA